The following coding sequences are from one Streptomyces angustmyceticus window:
- the tal gene encoding transaldolase — protein MTDALKRLSDEGVAIWLDDLSRKRITSGNLAELIDQQHVVGVTTNPSIFQKAISAGDGYEQQVADLAARKVTVEEAIRMITTADVRDAADILRPVFDATGGQDGRVSIEVDPRLAHHTVPTIAEAKQLAWLVDRPNTLIKIPATKAGLPAITEVIGLGISVNVTLIFSLERYREVMDAYLAGLEKAKAAGLDLSLIRSVASFFVSRVDTEIDQRLEKLGTDEAKALKGKAALANARLAYQAYEEVFSSERWAALDKAGANKQRPLWASTGVKDPAYKDTLYVDDLVAPGTVNTMPEATLEATADHGQITGDTVRATYDAAKADLAAIGKLGISYDDVVQVLEDEGVEKFEASWNDLLKSTEAELERLAPSEG, from the coding sequence ATGACAGACGCACTCAAGCGCCTCTCCGACGAAGGCGTCGCGATCTGGCTGGACGACCTGTCGCGCAAGCGCATCACGTCCGGCAACCTCGCCGAGCTGATCGACCAGCAGCACGTCGTCGGTGTCACGACGAACCCGTCGATCTTCCAGAAGGCGATCTCCGCGGGCGACGGCTACGAGCAGCAGGTCGCCGACCTCGCCGCCCGCAAGGTCACCGTCGAGGAGGCCATCCGCATGATCACGACGGCGGACGTCCGCGACGCCGCCGACATCCTGCGCCCGGTCTTCGACGCCACCGGCGGCCAGGACGGCCGGGTCTCCATCGAGGTGGACCCGCGCCTGGCGCACCACACCGTCCCGACCATCGCCGAGGCCAAGCAGCTGGCCTGGCTGGTGGACCGCCCCAACACGCTGATCAAGATCCCGGCCACCAAGGCGGGCCTCCCGGCGATCACCGAGGTCATCGGCCTGGGCATCAGCGTCAACGTCACCCTGATCTTCTCTCTGGAGCGCTACCGCGAGGTCATGGACGCCTACCTCGCGGGCCTGGAGAAGGCCAAGGCCGCGGGCCTGGACCTGTCCCTGATCCGTTCGGTCGCCTCGTTCTTCGTGTCCCGGGTGGACACCGAGATCGACCAGCGCCTGGAGAAGCTGGGCACGGACGAGGCCAAGGCCCTCAAGGGCAAGGCCGCGCTGGCCAACGCCCGGCTGGCCTACCAGGCGTACGAGGAGGTCTTCTCCTCGGAGCGCTGGGCCGCCCTCGACAAGGCCGGCGCCAACAAGCAGCGTCCGCTGTGGGCCTCGACCGGCGTCAAGGACCCCGCGTACAAGGACACCCTGTACGTCGACGACCTGGTCGCCCCGGGCACGGTCAACACCATGCCGGAGGCCACCCTGGAGGCCACCGCCGACCACGGCCAGATCACCGGTGACACGGTGCGCGCCACGTACGACGCCGCCAAGGCCGACCTGGCGGCGATCGGGAAGCTCGGGATCTCGTACGACGACGTCGTCCAGGTCCTGGAGGACGAGGGCGTGGAGAAGTTCGAGGCGTCCTGGAACGACCTGCTCAAGTCCACGGAGGCGGAGCTCGAGCGCCTCGCTCCCTCGGAGGGCTGA
- the gap gene encoding type I glyceraldehyde-3-phosphate dehydrogenase has product MTIRVGINGFGRIGRNYFRALLEQGADIEIVGVNDLTDNATLVHLLKYDTILGRLKQDVSHTDDTITVGNQTFKTMAERDPANLPWGELGADIVIESTGIFTKKADAEKHLAAGAKKVLISAPAKDEDITIVMGVNNDKYDAAKHHVISNASCTTNCVAPMAKVLDENFGIVKGLMTTVHAYTNDQRILDFPHSDLRRARAAAENIIPTSTGAAKATALVLPQLKGKLDGIAMRVPVPTGSVTDLVLELDREVSKDEINAAFQKAAEGQLKGILEYTEDPIVSSDIVNFPASCTFDSSLTMSQGKQVKVVGWYDNEWGYSNRLVDLTTFVGGQL; this is encoded by the coding sequence GTGACGATCCGCGTAGGCATCAACGGATTCGGCCGCATTGGTCGTAACTACTTCCGCGCGCTCCTGGAGCAGGGCGCGGACATCGAGATCGTCGGTGTCAACGACCTGACCGACAACGCCACCCTGGTTCACCTGCTGAAGTACGACACCATCCTGGGTCGCCTCAAGCAGGACGTCAGCCACACCGACGACACCATCACGGTCGGCAACCAGACCTTCAAGACGATGGCCGAGCGCGACCCGGCGAACCTCCCCTGGGGTGAGCTCGGCGCCGACATCGTGATCGAGTCGACCGGCATCTTCACCAAGAAGGCCGACGCCGAGAAGCACCTCGCGGCCGGTGCCAAGAAGGTCCTGATCTCCGCGCCCGCCAAGGACGAGGACATCACGATCGTGATGGGCGTCAACAACGACAAGTACGACGCCGCCAAGCACCACGTCATCTCCAACGCCTCCTGCACCACCAACTGTGTGGCGCCCATGGCGAAGGTGCTCGACGAGAACTTCGGCATCGTCAAGGGCCTGATGACCACGGTCCACGCGTACACCAACGACCAGCGCATCCTGGACTTCCCGCACAGCGACCTGCGCCGCGCCCGGGCCGCCGCGGAGAACATCATCCCGACCTCGACCGGTGCCGCGAAGGCCACCGCCCTGGTCCTCCCGCAGCTCAAGGGCAAGCTGGACGGCATCGCCATGCGCGTCCCGGTCCCCACCGGCTCGGTCACCGACCTGGTGCTGGAGCTCGACCGCGAGGTCAGCAAGGACGAGATCAACGCCGCGTTCCAGAAGGCCGCCGAGGGCCAGCTCAAGGGCATTCTCGAGTACACCGAGGACCCGATCGTCTCCTCGGACATCGTGAACTTCCCGGCCTCCTGCACCTTCGACTCCTCCCTGACGATGTCGCAGGGCAAGCAGGTCAAGGTCGTCGGCTGGTACGACAATGAGTGGGGCTACTCCAACCGTCTGGTGGATCTGACCACCTTTGTCGGCGGCCAGCTCTGA
- the zwf gene encoding glucose-6-phosphate dehydrogenase, whose translation MSDAHGANPLRDALDRRLPRIAGPSGLVIFGVTGDLSRKKLMPAVYDLANRGLLPPGFSLVGFARREWEHEDFAQEVYAAVKEHARTPFREEVWQQLVQGCRFVQGNFDDDEAFETLKETINELDKAQGTGGNFAFYLSVPPKFFPQVVQQLKKHGLADQKEDSWRRAVIEKPFGHNLESAKELNRIVHEVFPPHEVFRIDHYLGKETVQNILALRFANTMFEPLWNRSYVDHVQITMAEDIGIGGRAGYYDGIGAARDVIQNHLLQLLALTTMEEPASFEADALVAEKTKVLGAVRLPKDLGKETVRAQYAEGWQGGEKAVGYLQEDGIDPKSKTDTYAAIKLSIDNRRWAGVPFYLRTGKRLGRRVTEIAVVFQRAPHSPFDRTATEELGQNALVIRVQPDEGVTVRFGSKVPGTSMEVRDVSMDFAYGESFTESSPEAYERLILDVLLGDANLFPRVEEVEQSWRILDPIEAYWEKHGRPAQYPAGTWGPAEADEMLARDGRSWRRP comes from the coding sequence TTGTCTGATGCACACGGAGCCAACCCGCTTCGTGACGCCCTGGACCGACGGCTCCCGCGTATCGCGGGGCCGTCGGGTCTGGTGATCTTCGGCGTCACGGGCGATTTGTCCCGTAAAAAGCTGATGCCCGCCGTCTACGACCTGGCCAACCGCGGTCTGCTGCCGCCGGGCTTCTCGCTCGTCGGGTTCGCCCGCCGCGAGTGGGAGCACGAGGACTTCGCGCAGGAGGTGTACGCGGCGGTCAAGGAGCACGCCCGCACGCCGTTCCGCGAGGAGGTCTGGCAGCAGCTGGTCCAGGGCTGCCGTTTCGTCCAGGGCAACTTCGACGACGACGAGGCCTTCGAAACGCTGAAGGAGACGATAAACGAGCTCGACAAGGCGCAGGGCACCGGCGGCAACTTCGCCTTCTACCTGTCCGTGCCCCCGAAGTTCTTCCCCCAGGTCGTCCAGCAGCTGAAGAAGCACGGGCTGGCCGACCAGAAGGAGGACTCCTGGCGGCGCGCGGTCATCGAGAAGCCCTTCGGGCACAACCTGGAGAGCGCCAAGGAGCTCAACCGGATCGTCCACGAGGTCTTCCCGCCCCACGAGGTCTTCCGGATCGACCACTACCTGGGCAAGGAGACGGTCCAGAACATCCTGGCGCTGCGGTTCGCCAACACGATGTTCGAGCCGCTGTGGAACCGCAGCTATGTCGACCACGTCCAGATCACGATGGCCGAGGACATCGGCATCGGCGGCCGGGCCGGCTACTACGACGGCATCGGCGCCGCCCGTGACGTCATCCAGAACCACCTCCTCCAGCTGCTCGCGCTGACCACCATGGAGGAGCCCGCCTCCTTCGAGGCCGACGCGCTGGTCGCGGAAAAGACCAAGGTGCTGGGCGCGGTCCGGCTGCCCAAGGACCTCGGCAAGGAGACGGTCCGCGCGCAGTACGCGGAGGGCTGGCAGGGCGGCGAGAAGGCCGTCGGCTACCTCCAGGAAGACGGTATCGACCCCAAGTCGAAGACCGACACCTACGCCGCGATCAAGCTGTCGATCGACAACCGCCGCTGGGCGGGCGTCCCCTTCTACCTGCGCACCGGCAAGCGCCTGGGCCGCCGCGTCACCGAGATCGCGGTGGTCTTCCAGCGCGCCCCGCACTCCCCCTTCGACCGCACCGCCACCGAGGAGCTGGGGCAGAACGCCCTGGTCATCCGGGTGCAGCCGGACGAGGGCGTGACCGTCAGGTTCGGCTCCAAGGTCCCGGGCACCTCGATGGAGGTACGGGACGTGTCGATGGACTTCGCCTACGGCGAGTCCTTCACGGAGTCCAGCCCCGAGGCCTACGAGCGGCTCATCCTCGACGTGCTGCTCGGCGACGCCAACCTCTTCCCGCGTGTGGAGGAGGTGGAGCAGTCCTGGCGGATCCTCGACCCGATCGAGGCGTACTGGGAGAAGCACGGCAGGCCCGCGCAGTACCCGGCGGGCACCTGGGGCCCCGCCGAGGCGGACGAAATGCTCGCACGAGACGGACGGAGCTGGCGTCGGCCATGA
- a CDS encoding RNA polymerase-binding protein RbpA, with amino-acid sequence MASGNAIRGSRVGAGPMGEAERGESAPRTRISFWCSNGHETQPSFAGDAQVPDTWDCPRCGFPAGKDRDSPPDPPRTEPYKTHLAYVRERRSDADGEAILAEALAKLRGEI; translated from the coding sequence GTGGCAAGTGGCAACGCGATCCGAGGAAGTCGGGTCGGGGCGGGGCCGATGGGGGAGGCCGAGCGCGGCGAGTCCGCGCCGCGCACCCGCATCTCCTTCTGGTGCTCCAACGGGCACGAGACGCAGCCCAGCTTCGCCGGCGACGCGCAGGTTCCGGACACCTGGGACTGCCCGCGCTGTGGTTTCCCGGCAGGCAAGGACCGGGACAGCCCGCCGGACCCGCCGCGCACCGAGCCGTACAAGACCCACCTCGCCTACGTCCGGGAGCGGCGCAGCGACGCCGACGGCGAGGCGATCCTCGCGGAGGCACTCGCCAAGCTCCGCGGCGAGATCTGA
- the opcA gene encoding glucose-6-phosphate dehydrogenase assembly protein OpcA yields the protein MKIDLTDTTSSKINKALVDGRRAIGTPAIGMVLTLVIVTDEENAYDALKAANDASREHPSRTLVVVKRVSRSPRDRAKARLDAEVRLGTDAGTGETVILRLYGDVIDHAQSVVLPLLLPDAPVVVWWAVNAPLDPAKDPLGALAQRRVTDAYAAEQPIEELSARADTYTPGDTDLSWARITPWRSMLAAALDQAPCTVSSAEVTGEEFNPSCELLAMWLADRLRVPVTRKVSDGPGLTAVRLESSSGAIVLDRPDGSLATLSMRGQPDRAVALKRRDTAELLAEELRRLDPDEIYAGALRYGVDRIGDGTAGQPAAAEEAPAKPAAKKAAKKAAAK from the coding sequence ATGAAGATCGATTTGACGGACACCACGTCCAGCAAGATCAACAAAGCGCTGGTCGACGGGCGCCGCGCGATCGGCACCCCGGCCATAGGCATGGTGCTCACCCTCGTCATCGTCACCGACGAGGAGAACGCCTACGACGCGCTGAAGGCCGCCAACGACGCGTCCCGTGAGCACCCCTCGCGCACCCTCGTCGTCGTCAAGCGGGTCAGCCGGTCGCCGCGCGACCGCGCCAAGGCGCGCCTCGACGCCGAGGTGCGGCTCGGCACCGACGCCGGCACCGGCGAGACGGTCATACTCCGGCTCTACGGCGATGTGATCGACCACGCCCAGTCGGTGGTGCTCCCGCTGCTGCTGCCGGACGCGCCGGTCGTGGTCTGGTGGGCGGTGAACGCCCCGCTGGACCCCGCCAAGGACCCGCTCGGCGCGCTGGCCCAGCGCCGCGTCACCGACGCGTACGCCGCCGAGCAGCCCATCGAGGAGCTGTCGGCGCGCGCGGACACCTACACCCCGGGCGACACCGACCTGTCCTGGGCCCGCATCACGCCCTGGCGCTCGATGCTGGCGGCGGCGCTCGACCAGGCCCCGTGCACGGTCAGCTCGGCCGAGGTGACCGGCGAGGAGTTCAACCCCAGCTGCGAGCTGCTCGCCATGTGGCTGGCCGACCGGCTCCGGGTCCCGGTCACCCGCAAGGTGTCCGACGGCCCCGGTCTGACGGCCGTGCGGCTGGAGTCCAGCAGCGGCGCGATCGTGCTGGACCGCCCGGACGGTTCGCTGGCCACGCTCTCCATGCGCGGCCAGCCCGACCGCGCGGTGGCGCTCAAGCGGCGGGACACCGCCGAGCTGCTCGCCGAGGAGCTGCGCCGGCTCGACCCGGACGAGATCTACGCCGGCGCCCTGCGGTACGGCGTGGACCGGATCGGAGACGGCACCGCCGGTCAGCCGGCGGCCGCCGAGGAGGCACCGGCCAAGCCCGCGGCGAAGAAGGCCGCCAAGAAGGCGGCCGCCAAGTGA
- the secG gene encoding preprotein translocase subunit SecG has translation MVIGFSIALIVFSLLLMMLVLMHKGKGGGLSDMFGGGMQSSVGGSSVAERNLDRITIVVGLLWFACIVVLGILMKLSN, from the coding sequence GTGGTCATCGGGTTCTCGATCGCCCTCATCGTCTTCAGCCTGCTGCTGATGATGCTGGTGCTCATGCACAAGGGAAAGGGTGGCGGCCTGTCCGACATGTTCGGCGGCGGTATGCAGTCCTCGGTCGGTGGCTCCTCGGTCGCCGAGCGCAACCTCGACCGCATCACCATCGTGGTGGGTCTGCTGTGGTTCGCCTGCATCGTGGTGCTCGGCATCCTGATGAAGCTCAGCAACTGA
- the pgi gene encoding glucose-6-phosphate isomerase: protein MNAEGRSRLDQLPEWTALGKHREQMAQVHLRELFERDPGRAERYTLQVGDLHLDFSKQLVTDETLRLLRDLAAATGVAELRDAMFRGEKINITEQRSVLHVALRAPASEAIMSDGENVVPGVHHVLTRMGTFSDRVRSGDWKGHTGRRIKTVVNIGIGGSDLGPAMAYEALRAYSHRDMQFRFVSNVDGADLHEAVRDLDPAETLFIVASKTFTTIETITNATSARDWLLTGLGAGQEAVAKHFVAVSTNAGKVAEFGIDTDNMFEFWDWVGGRYSYDSAIGLSLMVAIGPERFREMLAGFHLVDEHFRSAPPEENAPLLLGLLGVWYGNFWDAQAHAVLPYSHYLSKFTAYLQQLDMESDGKSVDREGRRVDWQTGPVVWGTPGTNGQHAYYQLLHQGTKLIPADFIGFARPVDDLQPGLVAQHDLLMANLFAQGQALAFGKTPEEVRAEGVAEELVPHKTFPGNRPTTTILAGELSPSVLGQLVALYEHKVFVQGAVWNIDSFDQWGVELGKVLAKRVEPALTEGAEVPGLDASTAGLVAKYRALRGR from the coding sequence ATGAACGCAGAAGGCCGCAGCAGGCTCGATCAGTTGCCTGAGTGGACCGCGCTGGGCAAGCACCGCGAGCAGATGGCGCAGGTGCATCTGCGCGAGCTGTTCGAGCGGGACCCGGGGCGCGCCGAGCGCTACACCCTCCAGGTCGGCGACCTGCACCTGGACTTCTCCAAGCAGCTGGTCACCGACGAGACGCTGCGGCTGCTGCGCGACCTGGCCGCGGCGACCGGCGTGGCCGAGCTGCGGGACGCGATGTTCCGCGGGGAGAAGATCAACATCACCGAGCAGCGCTCCGTGCTGCACGTCGCGCTGCGCGCCCCCGCCTCCGAGGCGATCATGAGCGACGGCGAGAACGTCGTGCCCGGCGTGCACCACGTCCTGACGAGGATGGGCACCTTCAGCGACCGGGTCCGCTCCGGCGACTGGAAGGGCCACACGGGCCGGCGCATCAAGACCGTCGTCAACATCGGCATCGGCGGCTCGGACCTGGGCCCGGCGATGGCGTACGAGGCGCTGCGCGCCTACAGCCACCGGGACATGCAGTTCCGCTTCGTCTCCAACGTGGACGGCGCCGACCTGCACGAGGCGGTCCGCGACCTGGACCCGGCCGAGACACTGTTCATCGTCGCCTCGAAGACCTTCACCACCATCGAGACCATCACCAACGCCACCTCGGCGCGCGACTGGCTGCTGACCGGTCTGGGGGCCGGCCAGGAGGCCGTCGCCAAGCACTTCGTGGCGGTGTCGACCAACGCCGGGAAGGTGGCGGAGTTCGGCATCGACACGGACAACATGTTCGAGTTCTGGGACTGGGTCGGCGGCCGCTACTCCTACGACTCCGCCATCGGCCTGTCGCTGATGGTCGCGATCGGCCCGGAGCGCTTCCGCGAGATGCTGGCCGGCTTCCACCTCGTCGACGAGCACTTCCGCAGCGCCCCGCCGGAGGAGAACGCCCCGCTGCTGCTCGGGCTGCTGGGCGTCTGGTACGGCAACTTCTGGGACGCCCAGGCGCACGCCGTGCTGCCCTACAGCCACTACCTCTCCAAGTTCACCGCCTATCTCCAGCAGCTGGACATGGAGTCCGACGGCAAGTCCGTGGACCGCGAGGGCCGCCGCGTCGACTGGCAGACCGGCCCCGTCGTCTGGGGCACGCCCGGCACCAACGGCCAGCACGCCTACTACCAGCTGCTCCACCAGGGCACCAAGCTGATCCCGGCCGACTTCATCGGCTTCGCCCGGCCGGTCGACGATCTGCAGCCGGGCCTGGTCGCCCAGCACGACCTGCTGATGGCCAACCTGTTCGCCCAGGGACAGGCGCTGGCGTTCGGCAAGACGCCCGAGGAGGTGCGTGCCGAGGGCGTGGCAGAGGAACTGGTGCCGCACAAGACGTTCCCTGGCAACCGACCCACCACCACCATCCTGGCCGGCGAACTCAGCCCCTCGGTGCTGGGCCAGCTGGTCGCGCTCTACGAGCACAAGGTGTTCGTCCAGGGCGCGGTCTGGAACATCGACTCCTTCGACCAGTGGGGCGTGGAGCTGGGCAAGGTCCTCGCCAAGCGTGTCGAACCGGCCCTGACGGAGGGCGCCGAGGTGCCGGGCCTGGACGCCTCCACGGCAGGTCTGGTCGCCAAGTACCGGGCGCTGCGCGGGCGTTGA
- the tpiA gene encoding triose-phosphate isomerase codes for MAGNWKMNLNHLEAIAHVQKLAFALADKDFDAVEVAVLPPFTDLRSVQTLVDGDKLRIKYGAQDISAHDAGAFTGEISGAMLSKLKCAYVAVGHSERRQYHGENEEICNAKVKAAFKNGITPILCVGEGLDVRKAGNQVAHTLAQVDGGLLDVPAEQAETIVIAYEPVWAIGTGEVATPEDAQEVCGAIRGRLAELYSQELADKVRIQYGGSVKSGNVAAIMAQPDVDGALIGGAALDADEFVKIVRFRDQ; via the coding sequence ATGGCGGGCAACTGGAAGATGAACCTCAACCACCTCGAGGCCATCGCCCACGTCCAGAAGCTCGCGTTCGCGCTCGCCGACAAGGACTTCGACGCCGTGGAGGTCGCCGTCCTGCCGCCCTTCACCGACCTGCGGTCGGTGCAGACGCTGGTCGACGGCGACAAGCTCAGGATCAAGTACGGCGCCCAGGACATCTCGGCGCACGACGCCGGCGCCTTCACCGGCGAGATCTCCGGCGCGATGCTGTCCAAGCTCAAGTGCGCCTACGTGGCCGTCGGGCACAGCGAGCGCCGCCAGTACCACGGCGAGAACGAAGAGATCTGCAACGCCAAGGTCAAGGCCGCGTTCAAGAACGGGATCACCCCGATCCTGTGCGTCGGCGAGGGCCTGGACGTCCGCAAGGCCGGCAACCAGGTCGCGCACACCCTCGCCCAGGTCGACGGCGGCCTGCTGGACGTCCCGGCCGAGCAGGCCGAGACCATCGTGATCGCCTACGAGCCGGTGTGGGCCATCGGCACCGGCGAGGTCGCCACCCCCGAGGACGCGCAGGAGGTCTGCGGTGCCATCCGCGGCCGCCTCGCCGAGCTCTACAGCCAGGAGCTGGCCGACAAGGTCCGCATCCAGTACGGCGGCTCGGTCAAGTCCGGCAACGTCGCCGCGATCATGGCGCAGCCCGACGTCGACGGCGCGCTGATCGGCGGCGCGGCGCTGGACGCGGACGAGTTCGTGAAGATCGTCCGCTTCCGCGACCAGTAG
- a CDS encoding phosphoglycerate kinase, whose protein sequence is MKTIDDLQVAGQRVFVRADLNVPLDGTTITDDGRIRAVAPTIAKLAERGAKVIVASHLGRPKGAPDAAFSLAPAARRLGEILGQDVAFATDTVGDSARSVTGGLADGQVAVLENLRFNAGETSKDDAERGAFAGQLAALADLYVGDGFGAVHRKHASVYDLPRRLPHAAGDLIAAEVAVLRKLTEDVKRPYVVALGGAKVSDKLAVIDQLIEKADRILVGGGMAYTFLKAKGHEVGISLLQEDQVPACLEYLARAEKRGVEFVLPVDVLVSAEFPDLKTKAPAHPDIVAADAIPADKEGLDIGPKTRELYAAKLADAGTVFWNGPMGVFEHPDYAGGTKAVAQGLLDSDAFTVVGGGDSAAAVRLLGFDENAFGHISTGGGASLEYLEGKTLPGLAALED, encoded by the coding sequence ATGAAGACGATCGACGACCTCCAGGTCGCCGGACAGCGCGTCTTTGTCCGCGCTGATCTCAACGTGCCGCTGGACGGCACCACCATCACCGACGACGGCCGGATCCGCGCCGTCGCCCCGACGATCGCCAAGCTCGCCGAGCGCGGCGCAAAGGTGATCGTCGCCTCGCACCTGGGCCGTCCCAAGGGTGCTCCGGACGCCGCCTTCTCGCTGGCCCCCGCGGCCCGGCGGCTGGGCGAGATCCTCGGGCAGGACGTGGCGTTCGCGACCGACACGGTGGGTGACTCCGCCCGCTCCGTGACCGGCGGCCTCGCCGACGGCCAGGTGGCCGTCCTGGAGAACCTCCGCTTCAACGCGGGCGAGACCAGCAAGGACGACGCCGAGCGCGGCGCCTTCGCCGGCCAGCTCGCCGCCCTCGCCGACCTGTACGTCGGCGACGGCTTCGGTGCGGTGCACCGCAAGCACGCCTCGGTCTACGACCTGCCCCGGCGCCTCCCGCACGCCGCCGGTGACCTGATCGCCGCCGAGGTCGCCGTCCTGAGGAAGCTCACCGAGGACGTCAAGCGCCCCTACGTCGTCGCGCTGGGCGGCGCCAAGGTCTCCGACAAGCTCGCCGTCATCGACCAGCTCATCGAGAAGGCCGACCGCATCCTGGTCGGCGGCGGCATGGCGTACACCTTCCTCAAGGCCAAGGGCCACGAGGTCGGCATCTCGCTGCTGCAGGAGGACCAGGTCCCGGCCTGCCTGGAGTACCTGGCGCGGGCCGAGAAGCGCGGCGTGGAGTTCGTCCTCCCCGTCGACGTGCTGGTCTCCGCCGAGTTCCCGGACCTGAAGACCAAGGCCCCGGCCCACCCCGACATCGTCGCCGCGGACGCCATCCCGGCCGACAAGGAGGGCCTGGACATCGGCCCGAAGACCCGCGAGCTCTACGCCGCGAAGCTCGCCGACGCGGGCACCGTCTTCTGGAACGGCCCGATGGGCGTCTTCGAGCACCCCGACTACGCCGGCGGCACCAAGGCCGTCGCGCAGGGCCTGCTGGACTCGGACGCCTTCACCGTCGTCGGCGGCGGTGACTCGGCCGCCGCCGTGCGCCTGCTGGGCTTCGACGAGAATGCATTCGGCCATATTTCGACCGGTGGCGGCGCCAGCCTCGAATACCTCGAAGGCAAGACGCTGCCCGGCCTCGCCGCTCTGGAGGACTGA
- the pgl gene encoding 6-phosphogluconolactonase, protein MSAPQVVVHRDKELMAKAAAARLITKIVDAQSARGSASVVLTGGRNGNGLLAALAEAPARDAVDWSRLDLWWGDERFLPDGDPERNHTQARQVLLDSVPLDPARVHPMPPSDGPCGNDADAAAAAYATELAAAAGPEDHGPVPSFDVLLLGVGPDTHVASLFPELPAVHEQERTVVGVHGAPKPPPTRTSLTLPAIRAAREVWLLAAGEDKANAAAIALSGAGEVQAPAAGARGRSRTLWLLDEAAAAQLPRGLYPPASA, encoded by the coding sequence GTGAGCGCTCCGCAGGTCGTCGTCCACCGCGACAAGGAGCTGATGGCCAAGGCCGCGGCGGCCCGGCTGATCACGAAGATCGTGGACGCCCAGTCCGCCCGCGGCTCTGCCTCCGTGGTGCTGACCGGCGGGCGCAACGGCAACGGGCTGCTCGCGGCCCTCGCCGAGGCGCCCGCCCGCGACGCCGTGGACTGGTCCCGCCTCGACCTGTGGTGGGGCGACGAGCGGTTCCTGCCGGACGGCGATCCGGAGCGCAACCACACCCAGGCCCGGCAGGTGCTGCTGGACAGCGTCCCACTGGACCCGGCCCGGGTGCATCCGATGCCCCCGTCGGACGGCCCGTGCGGCAACGACGCCGACGCGGCCGCCGCGGCGTACGCGACCGAACTGGCCGCCGCCGCGGGCCCCGAGGACCACGGCCCGGTGCCCTCCTTCGACGTCCTGCTGCTGGGCGTCGGCCCGGACACCCATGTGGCCTCGCTCTTCCCCGAGCTGCCCGCGGTCCACGAGCAGGAGCGGACGGTGGTGGGGGTGCACGGCGCGCCGAAGCCGCCGCCCACCCGCACCTCGCTGACCCTGCCCGCGATCCGCGCGGCACGGGAGGTCTGGCTGCTGGCGGCCGGCGAGGACAAGGCCAACGCCGCGGCCATCGCCCTCTCCGGCGCCGGGGAGGTGCAGGCCCCGGCGGCCGGCGCCCGGGGCCGCAGCCGGACCCTGTGGCTGCTGGACGAGGCGGCGGCGGCCCAGCTCCCCCGCGGCCTCTACCCGCCGGCGTCGGCCTGA